Proteins from a genomic interval of Rhodothermus marinus:
- a CDS encoding YceI family protein, whose protein sequence is MRRFSICWLLLGFLVGGLNAQPITVAVDSTESILQYHGHHPLHGWTGTSRSVHGTLRLDLSDPADPARSAVTIRVPVASFDSGNSNRDANMLDAVEADRYPDVLFESTAISVQRWERTASGYEGSWTVGGNLTFHGQTHPVTIPVTVRIEGNCFEATGAFSIALSQFEVRRPKLLLWSIRDTIDLEGTIRATLPDSAVSRR, encoded by the coding sequence ATGCGACGCTTTTCGATTTGCTGGCTTCTGCTGGGATTTCTGGTCGGCGGGCTCAATGCACAGCCGATCACGGTGGCCGTCGACAGCACCGAGAGTATTCTGCAGTACCACGGCCATCATCCGCTGCACGGGTGGACGGGCACGAGCCGCTCGGTCCACGGCACGCTCCGGCTCGATCTGAGCGACCCCGCCGACCCCGCCCGGTCGGCCGTCACGATCCGCGTGCCGGTGGCCAGCTTCGACAGCGGCAACAGCAACCGCGACGCGAACATGCTCGACGCCGTCGAGGCCGATCGCTATCCGGACGTGCTCTTTGAATCGACCGCCATCTCCGTGCAGCGCTGGGAGCGTACGGCCTCCGGCTACGAAGGAAGCTGGACGGTGGGCGGCAACCTGACCTTTCACGGCCAGACGCATCCGGTCACGATTCCGGTGACGGTGCGCATCGAAGGCAACTGCTTCGAGGCAACGGGGGCGTTCTCGATCGCGCTTTCGCAGTTCGAGGTGCGGCGGCCCAAACTGCTGCTCTGGTCCATCCGCGACACGATCGATCTGGAGGGGACGATCCGCGCCACGCTGCCCGACAGCGCCGTCAGTCGGCGTTAG
- the modC gene encoding molybdenum ABC transporter ATP-binding protein — translation MSTELDVQIVRRYPSGFEVAAAWRQPIDPAGITVLFGPSGSGKTTLLRCLAGLERPDDGRIQLGDTIWFDAATGRHVPPQQRRIGFLFQDYALFPHRTVAGNIAFGLAHLSRAERRRRVAELLALFELEGLADRYPHELSGGQQQRVALARALAPHPRLLLLDEPLSALDGPTRDVLRRKLRRWLQALNIPAVIVTHDWLEASTLGEQVLVLDGGQVLQQGPVAEVFSLPASTRVAGIVGVETVVSGEVLSVENGLARVAVGSATLTAIAPAEQNGRVYVCIRAEEVTLVPAPPEATSARNRLLAQVVRVEPEGALVRVELDAGFPLVALVTRPSREELQLEPGRLVWALVKAPAVHLVPR, via the coding sequence ATGAGCACGGAGCTGGACGTACAGATCGTGCGGCGGTATCCGTCCGGCTTCGAGGTAGCGGCGGCCTGGCGTCAGCCGATCGACCCGGCGGGCATCACCGTGCTGTTCGGCCCTTCCGGAAGCGGAAAAACCACGCTGCTCCGCTGCCTGGCCGGACTGGAACGGCCCGACGACGGCCGGATTCAGCTCGGCGATACGATCTGGTTCGATGCCGCCACCGGCCGGCATGTGCCTCCCCAGCAGCGCCGCATCGGCTTTCTCTTTCAGGACTACGCGCTGTTCCCGCACCGGACGGTGGCCGGCAACATCGCCTTCGGGCTGGCGCATCTGTCGCGTGCCGAACGTCGCCGTCGGGTGGCCGAACTGCTGGCACTCTTCGAGCTGGAAGGCCTAGCCGATCGCTATCCGCACGAGCTTTCGGGCGGACAGCAGCAACGGGTGGCGCTGGCACGGGCGCTGGCGCCACATCCCCGTCTGCTACTGCTGGACGAACCGCTTTCGGCGCTCGACGGTCCCACACGCGACGTGCTGCGACGCAAACTCCGACGCTGGCTGCAGGCGCTGAACATCCCGGCCGTGATCGTTACGCACGACTGGCTGGAGGCCAGCACGCTGGGTGAGCAGGTGCTGGTGCTTGACGGAGGCCAGGTGTTGCAACAGGGACCGGTGGCGGAGGTCTTTTCGCTACCGGCCAGCACGCGCGTAGCCGGGATCGTGGGGGTCGAGACGGTCGTGTCCGGCGAGGTGCTGTCCGTCGAAAACGGGCTGGCCCGGGTGGCCGTCGGATCGGCCACGCTGACCGCCATAGCCCCGGCGGAGCAGAACGGGCGCGTGTACGTGTGCATCCGGGCCGAAGAGGTGACGCTGGTACCGGCGCCGCCCGAAGCCACCAGCGCCCGCAACCGCCTGCTGGCGCAGGTCGTGCGCGTCGAACCCGAAGGGGCGCTCGTGCGCGTGGAGCTGGACGCCGGCTTTCCGCTGGTAGCGCTGGTGACGCGCCCGTCGCGCGAAGAACTGCAACTCGAGCCCGGCCGTTTGGTCTGGGCCCTCGTCAAGGCACCGGCCGTCCATCTGGTGCCGCGCTAA
- the modB gene encoding molybdate ABC transporter permease subunit — MDWTAAWVTLRLALWTTGVLCVLGLPLAYWLATTRFPGRGVIEALVTLPLVLPPTVVGFYLLVATAPDSPIGRVLAALGIDRVAFTFPGIVLGSVLFNLPFAVRPFTAAFQSVERRLVEAAWCLGVSRWRTLTGVVLPLAWPGILTGLVLSFAHSLGEFGVVLMVGGNIPGVTRTLSIAIYDEVQALNYAAADRMALALVGFALGVLTLVYLLERKGLRR, encoded by the coding sequence ATGGACTGGACCGCCGCCTGGGTAACGCTGCGCCTGGCCCTGTGGACGACCGGCGTGCTCTGCGTGCTGGGCCTTCCGCTGGCCTACTGGCTGGCCACCACGCGTTTTCCGGGACGTGGCGTGATCGAGGCACTGGTCACGCTGCCGCTCGTGCTGCCGCCCACGGTGGTCGGATTCTACCTGCTGGTAGCTACCGCGCCCGACAGTCCGATCGGCCGGGTGCTGGCGGCCCTGGGCATCGACCGCGTGGCCTTCACCTTTCCCGGTATCGTGCTGGGCTCGGTGCTGTTCAACCTGCCGTTTGCCGTGCGGCCGTTCACGGCCGCCTTCCAGAGCGTCGAACGTCGGCTGGTCGAAGCCGCCTGGTGCCTGGGCGTCTCGCGCTGGCGCACGTTGACAGGCGTGGTGCTGCCGCTGGCCTGGCCCGGCATTCTGACGGGGCTCGTGCTCAGCTTTGCGCACAGCCTGGGCGAGTTCGGCGTCGTGCTCATGGTGGGCGGCAACATCCCCGGCGTGACGCGCACGCTCTCGATCGCCATCTACGACGAAGTGCAGGCGCTCAACTACGCGGCGGCCGACCGCATGGCACTGGCGCTCGTGGGCTTTGCGCTGGGGGTGCTGACGCTGGTCTATCTGCTCGAACGCAAAGGCCTGCGGCGATGA